Part of the Candidatus Chlorohelix allophototropha genome, ACCCGTTCGAATTGCTGAACATCTGGCGCGTACCAAGCGCACTAATAATCGCCGTAACGCCTTTAACCGCTTTGGCAAAGGTTTCAGCGGTTGTTTGGGGATTTGCTACATCTATTATAAAAACCTCAACCCCTAGCTTTGCCAGAATTTCGCCCTTTTTGTTATCACGCACCAAAACGCGGGTTTTGATACCTTCATTGACCAGCGCTCTTACCACCCGCCTGCCGACTCCTCCGGTTGCCCCTGCCACCAGAACTAGACCATCATAGTTTGCCATTGCAACTTCCTTTTATGTATTATGCATCTGCATGCTAATTATTTATACAAATCATTGACAATTCTTTTATAAATTAAATATGTCTACTATAGAGTATTACCTAAGAGAGTTTAAAACAAGTGATAACAAGGATACACTAGGTTAAAAAAGAGTAAATTAGGGCTATGCTATGGTATGATTTCTGTAGTCCAAGCCACTTACCCTTGGGCAAGGTAACTCTATAATTTACCCATACATAAAAGATTTATCTTTCTGGAGGAGCTAAACTGTCGTGAATTTCTGGATAGATGTTTTACCCTCGGTAGTTGCCGCTATCTTCATCTGGTGGGGTGCAACCGGAATTATTATATATTTGTGCGGGCGACGAACTTGGCGACCATGGGTATTCGGCGTGGTTACGCTGGCACAGCCCTTCGCATTCTGGCAAGTGATGGCTACGCGAGACAGCCATGATGTTGGCGGGGTATTTGCTCAATTCTTTTGGGCAATTATCATTTGGAGTTGGATAGAAACCAGCTACTACAGCGGTTTTATCGTGGGTCGCAAAAATATACCGGAAATTGAACCCGGCACTTCCACGGGTTTGCGTTTTCGCCGTGCCATTGCCGCCAATCTATATCACGAACTGATGATAATCGGCTTGAGTATCGCGGTTGTTATTGTAGGTTGGGGCGGCAGCAACGAAACCGGCTTGTGGACTTTCATGATTTTGCACTGGACTCACCAATCGGCAAAAATCAACATTTTTCTAGGTATCAACAACCTCACGACCGAATATCTGCCCGATAACCTGAAATATATGGCACAGTATTTTAGCCAGAAGCCGCTTAACTCTTTCTTTCCTTTTTCTGCCACAATCTCTACCATCATCGCCACCGCCCTATTTATATCGGCAGCACAGTCTAATACCGCCGGGGAACAAGCCGGACAAGCTTTGCTGTTTGTGTTGATGGTTGCCGCCGTCATTGAACATTGGTGGTTGGTTACGCCTGTGCCATCCAAAGCTTGGGATTGGGCGCTGAAAAGCCGCAAAGCCGACCAGCAACAGTTGCCCACTATTCAGGTAGTCTGTGGCTACTTGGGCAGCGGTAAGACCACCCTTATTCGCCACCTGCTACCGCAATTTGACGAGCGGGTAGCGGTACTGGTCAATGACTTTGGCGCAGTAGGGATAGATGCCGAGCTTATCAGGGGCGATAATGCCGCCGGAATGGTGGTTGAGTTGCCGGGCGGATGTGTGTGTTGCACACTCCAAAAGAATCTGAGCGGACAAATAATCAATTTGCTGGAAACCTTCAAACCTGAAAGGGTAATTATAGAGCCGAGCGGGGTAGCGGGAATCGAAGAAATCGTCAAAGCGCTTGCCAGCCCACGTTTAGTAAAACGAGTCGCAAATGTGGAAGTAGTGGCGGTTATCGAAGCGCCGCGTTTGCTGGCAGCAGGCGGCTTACCTGAGTTTGTGGTGACACAGATAAAGGCAGCTGGGGCAATCGTAATCAGCAAAACCGATTTGGTGCAACCCGGCGAGGTTGGGCGGGTGGCAAAAGTAGTAAGCGCGTTGAACCACAAAGCGCGAGTTATCACCGCTATAAACGGACAGGTTGCGCTGACTGAATTATTCGCAGTAGCGCCAGAACTTCCCGCAGAGGAAGAACACGAAGCCCATCAGCATGACGAAGAGAACGGTGGTTTAATCTCTTTCGGGGAAGAATACACCGGAGAATTTGACCCTCAAGCCCTACGCGACCTTTTTGTCGATCTGCGGGATGGTCATTATGGACCTGTTATACGCGCCAAAGGGATTTTTCATGCACGGGGTGGGCGATTGGCGTGGGATTTAGCCAGCGGTAATATCACCGAGCGAATATTAACGCCACCACTACCGGATGAATTACCCGGCGGGCGTTTTATGGCAATCGCCGAAGACCTTACCACCGAACAATTACAAGAACGCTTGCAAGGTTGCATTATCCCGGCAGTCAGCCTTTAGAACAGGGTGCTCTGGCGATATTCTTCAGGTTGGGGCGGTTCTCCGGTTGGAATAGCATAACGCGCCAGCAAATCCATATAGCGCAAGCCCCATTCTTCGAGGCTGATTTCAGGCTCGGCATAGGTTTCTTCTCTGGTACGAGCAATCCTGAAATTCTGACGAATGAGGTGACGCGCTGCCGCTATTGCATCCCGCATGTTAGTTACCATGAGTCTGCCACCCGCCACCTCTTCGGTAGTATGTTCGTGACGCGCCAACCACCAGAATGTTTTTAACTGGTTTTCTGCCACGCCAAAGAGCAATCGAATTACCACCAGTTCCACTTCCGGTTTCGGACGATAACCACCGCTACGCAACTTATAGGCGGTTCCCTCTTTCGATACTACTCCATCCAGAGGTAGCGGTGGTTGTTCGGGCATACTACTTTAAAGCCCTTCTTTGGCTGAGCCAATCTATAAAGTTTTCAGGCACTCGCATAGTCGAGAGGCGGCTGTGCCGCACCAAACTCCAGTCAGCGAATAACCCGCTAGCTTTTATTTCGCTAAGCATTATCGGCGATTCAAATTTGTGGTCAAATTCGAGGTCAATGACCCAACTTCGAGCATCGTCTGGGTCGGGGCGTGCTTCGGAAATGACCTTTGCTAGCCCCACCACTGCCGATTGACCACCACTGTGATAAATCAGTACATTATCGCCCGGTTTCATTTGCCGAATAGCTTGAAGCGCTTGCGGGTTGCGAACCCCATCCCACACGGTTTTCTTCTCAAGCTCAAGGCTATCAATCGAGTAGGTTTCAGGATCGGTTTTAGCCAAAAAATAAGCCATAGGTCATTGCACCGCTAAAAGTTCCACATCAAAAATGAGTTCGGCATTGGGTGGAATCGGTCCTGAGCCGCTGGGACCGTAGCCTAACTGGGGCGGTATTATCAAACGGCGTTTGCCGCCCACCTTCATAGTTGCAACGCCTTCATCCCAACCCTGGATAACCTGACCTACCCCCAACACAAATTTGAAGGGTTGACCGCGATCCACCGAGCTATCGAACTTAGTACCGTTGGTAAGGTAGCCGGAGTAATGTACTGAAACGGTTTGACCGACTTTAGGCTGAGTTCCCTTTCCTACAACTGTATCATAATATTTCAAGCCGGTGGCGCTTTTGGTCAATTCCGGCGTAGCCGTACCGGCAGGCGCAGTAGCAGCAGATGGAACGGCAGTATTATCTCCGCAAGCCGCCAGAAGCGCAGACACCAGTAATACCAGAATAAAGACGGAGATCAGTCTCGGTTTATTGTTCATCATCAATCCTTGAAAAACTAAGAAAATAGCGCTATTGGTAAATTTTTCGTAGTACAGCAAGTGGCAACTTTGAATAGCAGAAGCGCAATGTGCAAACCGGGCAGGGTGTTTCCTCCCTGCCCCAAAGCCCTAAGATTAGGGCTTATTTAACTCCAAGCAGTTCCACATCAAAGAGCAATTCGGCGTTCGGCGGAATAATCCCACCTGCGCCGCGTGCGCCATAGCCAAGGTTCGGCGGGATAATTAGGCGGCGTTTACCGCCAACCTTCATGGAAGCCAAGCCTTCGTCCCAACCCTTAATCACTTGCCCTGCCCCTAATTTGAACTCGAAAGGGCGATTGCGATCAAGCGAGCTATCAAACTTAGTACCATTGGTAAGATAGCCTGTATAGTGTACTACCACTGTCTGACCGGGCTGCGGTTGTGCTCCGCTTCCTATTACATTATCAATATACTTCAAACCGCTGGAAGTAGTTACTTCGTTGTTATTAGTACCACCGGGGTTTATTGCTTCGCTCATATAATCTCCTATCTGGTAGTTGTCAATTTTTGGGCTTCGAGACTCTCGCGCACCGCTTCGCGAATACGCTGCGGAGTTTGCTCACCTTTGGTAAGGAAACGCGCCAACCCTTTATGAATAAAGGCGCGTTCGTCATTTGACACTTCTTTAGCGCTAACCACGATAACCGGAATGTTGATGGTGTGGCGATCGGCACGCAGACGCGATAAAACCTGAAAGCCATCCATTTTTGGCATCATTAAGTCCAGAACAATCAGGTCAGGTGGGTTTTGAATAGCCAGTTTCAAACCCTGATCGCCACTTGCGGCAGTTGCCACAACAAAATCCAACTCACTCAGGCTTTCCTTAAGCATACGGCGTAAACTGGCATCATCATCTATTACCAGAATATTGCGTTGAGGAGCTAATGCAGTAAGGCGATTAATCATTTCTTCCAGTTTGCGCAGTTCAATCGGTTTTGGTAAAAATTCGGCTGCCCCTATATTAGCGCCCATAAATTTGGTATCTAGCACCGTACAGATAATGACTGGCACATCAGTTAATTGCGGATTCTCATTCAATTTGATGAGCAAATCCCAACCATCCATACGCCCTGCTAGCGTAATATCCAGCACCATTGCAATCGGCGTAATTTGCTCTACCAAACGCAAAGCCTGCTCTGCGCTACTGGCAATCTGGCAAGCATAACCGTCCTCTTCCAAATAAGTACCGATTAACTGCGCTAGGCTATTGTTATCTTCAACTATTAGGATAGTATTTTCAGCCACCTCCACTGTCAAAGGAGTAGTAATTGTTTCAAGCAATTCAGGCGGGCTATCCAATACCGCAGGAAGGGTAAAATGGAATACGCTACCTTTACTAAGTGCGCTATCCACCCAGATTTTGCCGCCATGTGCTTCTACGATTTCGCGGCTGATGGCAAGCCCTAGCCCTGTCCCACCGATTTCTCGGCGGTCACTATTATCTACTCGGAAGAATTTATTGAATAGCTGGCTTTGCGCTTCTTTGGGAATACCAAGCCCATTATCTGCTACCGAAGTTTCCACCATCTGATTTTCATTCAGGTGCGCTCTCAAAATGATGTCCCCACCGTTGGGAGAATATTTTATAGCGTTACCGATTAGATTCGTCATGGTTTGGACAATGCGGTCGGGGTCGGCGCGTACAAAGGGCAAGTCAACCGGAAATTCGACTTTGATGCGCTCACGTTCAACGGAGAACAAATCGAGAATAGGACGCACCAAGAAATTCAGACTCACCTCGGTGAAATTATAAACCTGCCGCCCTGCTTCCATACGTTGGATGTCTAGGAAGTCGCTGATTAAGTTGCTGAGCCGTTGGGCTTCCTTGTGGATGGTTTCTACATAAAGACGTGACTTTTCCGGGCTTACTTGACGAGTTAGCATCAGTTCTGAGAAGCCTAGCACACTTGCCATGGGGGTACGCAATTCGTGCGAAACAAGGCTCACAAATTCATCCTTGAGACGATTGACCTCTTGCTCACGGGTAACGTCACGGAAAACGCCTACTACACCAGTGACTCTGCCACTTTCAATAATCGGTGCGGCAACCAGCGAAATCATGCGGCGTTCCCCATCGGGATGGTTGATTGAGAAAATACGCGGATCGGTGGAAGTGGCGTTTTGAATAGCTTGTAGACAGGGTGAGGCTTCTAGCGGTAAGGTATGTCCTTTGCTATCCTGCATACCAAGCGCTTCCCAGTAATAGCGCTCTACCAAATCCTCTGCGGTTAACCCGGAGATTTGCTCTGCGCCGGGATTTACTGTGACTATCCGCTGTTTCAGATCGGTTGTAAATACGGCATCGGCAATAGAGTTCAAAATAAGTTGGGTGCGATTGCGCTCATCGCGAATTGTATCGAATAAGCGAGCATTTTCGATAGCTACCGCCGCTTGATTGGCAATCAGCGCCAGTACATCCTGATCCTCTTTATTAAAAGCGCGCCCGGAAGTTTGGTCGTTTAGAATAATAGCCCCAATGGTTTGCGATTGCCAGCGTAAGGGGCTAATCAGAATGCTGCCCACCTTTCCGGTACGCAAATCCCATGATTCTGCTAAAAAGCGGCGCAATTTCTCGGTATCCTGCTCGGTCAGGCTATTGGGGAAGTTTAGTTCTAGCAAACGATCTTCGACCGGAAGCACCCTTGTTTCAGACTGATTAAGGTTAAATTCAAGAAATGAGGGCGCAGTCATGGATATACCGTCATGCAAATACTCTGCCATCACCTTGATATCGTGCCTACCCTCATCCCATAGTGCAATTGCACCCCGACTGACCTGTAACAGTTTGACCGCTTCGGTGACAATCGTGGTAAGCACATCTTTCAAGTCTAGCGAGCTATTGATTGCCAACCCAATGTCGAGTAATGCTTGGTTACGCGCCAGCAACCGCTCAATTGCCTTTTGCTGCTCCTCAATCTCGCCCCACACCTGCTCCCACGTTTTTTTCGCCATTTGTAGAAGAGAATATTCCCGCAGCACTTTGCCATGTTCCGCAGCGTTTTCGAGCGCATTTTTCAGCGCCACTATCAACGCTTCTAAATCATCCAGCAAAGCAGGGGAAAACATAGTACGCGGGCTGACAATGCAAAGTGAGGAACGCAAATCAACGGCATCGGTAAGCGGATAATAGGCAAGATGGTAGCCTAGCGGCAAACTCGAAAGCTCTTCAATTTCGTGCGGGTCAGTAAGTAGCAGGGGGGTTTTCTGGTTTTGTAGAGTCTTTACAAGATTAAGCAAGGAAACACTGGCAGGCAGCAGCGCATTTTTAATCATCAGCGGGGTGACGCGCTTTCCATCCCAGCGTACCAGCACAAAAGCTGTGTCAGAGCCGAGCAATTCGGAGAGAATTTCGTAAACGCGCCGAGCAATCTGATCTGGATTTAAATACCTACCAAGCGAAAGGTATTCGGCGCGAACTAGTTTACCGATGCTTCCTCCCGGCAGTTCATCAAAATTTTCAGAATTCTTCTTTGATAAGTCATTCACCATACCTCAAATTATAGCTATTTAAGGCTAAATGTAAAATCATAAGGTACACTTTAAAAATAGATAGCGTTAACATAAGATAAACTGAACAAATATTCGGGTGTTGTGGCTTGATTTCATTTGACTCATCTTGTAGCATGTCGGGATGCATGCTAGAAACGAACAGCATTAGGAGGCTTCATGCAGCACGATAAAATACTTGTGCGCGGTGCACGTGAGCATAATCTCAAAAATGTTGACCTTGATATACCCCGTGATAAATTAGTAGTAATTACCGGGCTTTCCGGTAGCGGCAAGAGCAGTTTAGCTTTTGATACCATTTATGCCGAAGGGCAGCGACGCTACGTTGAATCGCTTTCAGCTTATGCCCGCCAGTTTTTGGGACAGATGGAAAAACCCGATGTAGATTATATCGAAGGGCTAAGCCCCGCTATCTCCATCGACCAGAAGGGCACAAACCATAACCCGCGTTCAACCGTTGGTACTATCACCGAAATTTATGATTACCTGCGGCTGTTATTTGCCAGAATAGGGCATCCCCATTGCCCCAGTTGTGGGCGTGAAATTTCGCGACAGACGGTGCAACAAATCGTAGATTCGGTAGCAAACCTAGCGGAAGGTACGCGCCTGATGGTACTCGCGCCCTTGATTAAAGATCGCAAGGGTGAGCATAAGCATATTTTTGAAGATATTCGTAAGAAGGGCTTCGTGCGCGCCCGTGTAAACGGGCAAATCAGGGATGTGGACGAAACCATTGAGCTTGAAAAATACAAAAAGCATAATATCGAAGCGGTAATAGATCGTCTCATCATCCGGCGCGATGAGCAAGGTACCGTTCTAGATAGAAACCGTCTCTCCGACAGCATCGAAACTGCCCTCAAACTAGGGGGTGGCATCGTGCAAATCGCTATAATTGACGGCGAAGAACTGTATTTCTCTGAAAATTTCGCTTGCGTGTATTGCGGACTCAGTGTCGGTGAAATCGAGCCGCGCACCTTCTCCTTCAACACACCGCATGGCGCATGTCCCAATTGTAGCGGTTTGGGCGAAGTTATGGATTTTGACCCGGAATTGGTAATTCCCAACCGCAGCCTTTCGCTTGGAGAAGGGGCGGTAATGCCCTGGAATCGTTTGGGGCAACTGAACAGCACTTATATGACCGCCCTGTTAACGGCTGTTGGCGCACAATATGGTTTTACCTTGAAAACTCCTCTCCGGGATTTTAGCCCAGAGCAAATGGGCATATTGCTATACGGCAATAATAGTGAGCCGCTCAAAATCAAGATGCGTACCAGCGTTACCGAAGCTTCCTTTCCGGGCGTAATCCCAGACCTAAAGCAACGCTACTCTGAAAGCGGTAGCAGCTACATGAAATTCGAGATCGAGCGTTTTATGGTGGGACGCACTTGCCCCGAATGTAAGGGCGCACGCTTGAAGCCCGAAGCTTTGGGGGTGCTGGTGGTGAGCAAATCCATTATGGAAATATCCAGTATGTCGGTGCGAGATGCGCTGGAGTTCTTCATCAAGCTATGGCCCATTGACTTGCCGGATGGTGGCGCACACGACCTGCTCAGCGAACGTGAGCGCATGATTGGCTACCAGATTATCAAAGAAATCAAAGCGCGACTTACCTTCCTTAACGATGTCGGGCTTGATTACCTCACCTTGAACCGAGCGGCGGGTACGCTTGCAGGCGGGGAAGCGCAGCGTATTCGCCTTGCCACCCAAATCGGTAGCGGCTTAATGGGAGTGCTGTATATTCTGGACGAGCCAAGTATCGGGCTGCACCAGCGTGACAACAATCGCCTGATTCAAACCTTGCTGCGCTTGCGTAATCTTGGCAATACCTTAATCGTGGTGGAACACGATGAAGAGATGATTCGCACCGCCGATTATGTAATAGATATGGGACCCGGCGCGGGCGAGCATGGCGGACAGGTGATAGCTGCCGGTACGCTTGACGATATAATCAATAATCCGCGTTCGATTACCGGCAAATATCTATCGGGCGAGATGGAGATTAAAACCCCGGAAAAACGGCGCAAGGGCAACGGCAAAACGCTGGTAGTAAAAGGGGCACGCGAGAACAATCTGAAGAATCTTGAGGTGGAATTTCCGCTTGGCAAGCTGATAGCCATCACTGGAGTGAGCGGCAGCGGTAAGAGTACCCTTGTTTCTGACACGCTCTACCGCAAACTGGCACATGTCTTGTACGGTTCCAAAGAGCGCGCGGGTGAGCATGATAGCATCGTTGGCATCGAGCATTTAGATAAGGTTATTGACATTGATCAGTCACCGATAGGGCGCACGCCACGTTCCAATCCGGCAACCTATACCGGATTGTTTACCCCGATTCGCGAAATTTTCTCGAAAGTACCCGAAGCGCGTACACGCGGATACAATCCGGGACGTTTCAGCTTCAACGTAAAGGGCGGACGCTGCGAGGCGTGCGAAGGCGATGGCATCATCAAAATCGAGATGCAATTCCTGCCCGATATTTACGTGCCATGCGAAGTTTGTCAGGGAAAACGCTACAATCGCGAGGCATTGGAGATTCTTTATAAAGGAAAAACCATTGCCGATGTACTGGATATGACGGTGGATGAAGCAGTGGAATTCTTCTCCAGTATTCCCGCCATCAACGGTAAATTGCAAATTTTGCATGATGTAGGCTTGGGCTATATCCGGTTAGGGCAACCGGCTACTACTCTCTCCGGTGGTGAGGCACAACGGGTCAAACTTGGCACTGAGCTTTCCAAACGCCCTACCGGACGTACAATGTATGTGCTGGACGAGCCTAGCACCGGACTGCATATTGATGATGTCTCTCGCTTAGTCACCATCCTGCAACGCTTGGTTGATGGCGGGAATTCGGTGGTGGTGATTGAACACAACCTTGATATTATCAAAGTGGCGGACTGGATTATCGACATCGGACCCGATGGCGGTAATCGAGGGGGTAACGTGGTGGCAACCGGCACTCCTGAACATGTGGCGGGAATAGCTGAATCTTACACCGGGCAATACCTCAAGCATATGTTTGAGGTGGAATCAGTACGACATAAGGTGAAAGTCGCCTCGTAGCTCGTTTTTGTACAAATTTAGAGAGGAAAAAGAATAAAATAGCGCGAGAGGGCAAATACATTGCAGCCTGTTGTAAATTTTGTTCGCCAAAACACTATTACCACAGGAGAAACTCGATGCATTTGCCCGCCCCACTTATAGCAATTTCCTCCATTTTCGACCCCTATTCTCGTCTCCCAGCTACCGTGGTGAAGTCGCCGGATCAAAAAGAAAGGGTATTGGCGCGATAGCCTATAGCTTCTAGCCACTCTCAGAATGTAACCAGTATGGGTTTGCGCTAATGGTTGGGGAACAGTCTTTGCAAGACGTGAAGTGACCCACTAGTTGTACTAATCGTAGCTTTTATTGTAGTCGTAGCTTTTATTGTACTGGACGCACTAGAAGTGGCTGTAACCGTTGAACTGGTAAGAGTTGTTGCAGCTGTAGCAACAGTTCCGGTAATTGCCGGAGTGCTTGTAACTCCGAGTGTCGGAGTTTTGGCAGGTGCAAGGGTAGGGGTTACAGTTATATTGCCAGTGATAGTTATACCGGGTGTACCGGAACTTGCAGTTGAAATAATTGCAGTAGAAGTAGCGGTTACTGTGGCAGTAACAATGGGCGAAGGAGCCGGAGTCGGCAGTAGAGTGGGTGTAGGCGCAGGTGTGGCAGTAGGGCGTGGCGTGGCAGTAGGAATCGGTCCGGCTGTAGTGACAGTTTGTAATAAACCGGGTATGGTAGGCTTAACCACAATCTCAGGGAGTGTATTGGTAGGCGGTGGCGCACCCTGCGCAGTGGGCGAAGGGGTATTAAGGGCTGAAGAAGTGCTGTATAGAAAGATGAAGCTCAACACTATAATATATACAACAATTAGAGCCGGAAGCATAATAATAATAGCTTTGGCGGCAGTTGTACGCTGCGACCACCAACCCTGCTCCGGTTCATCACTATCCGATTGATCCTGCGGTATCTCGTAGTTATAATCGTCGTCATAATAGGTATCGGAAACAGTCGAAGGAAACCGATCAGGATCACCACCGATATTTAACGGTGGTGGCGGTTCGGGTGGTAAGGGCGGTATTTTGTAATCATCGTCACGACGACCCATTTGTGCCGCTTCCGAAGTATAGCGCTTGAAGTCAAAAAAGCTTTGTTTAGAAAAGGGGTTTAAAACCCCTTGTCCCATTCCAGATTAATTTCTACTTATTATTCTTGCTATCCTGTACCATCGCAATAAAACGATCGAAAAGGTATTGGTTATCCTGCGGACCGGGCGCCCCTTCTGGGTGGTATTGGACGCTGAAGACGGGCAGGGTTTCATGCGCCAATCCCTCTACCGAACCATCATGCAAATTAATCTGGCTGACGCGCCACCCTTGCGAAACGGGCACCGAATCGGCATCAACCTGAAACCCATGATTCTGGCTGGTTATATGCACTTTGCCAGTGGCAAGGTCTTTAACAGGATGATTACCCCCACGATGACCAAACTTCAAACGACTGGTGGTACAACCAATCGCCAAACCGAGTAATTGGTGTCCAAGACAAATACCAAAAAACGGTATATGCTGCGCAAGCACACCTTGTAGCGCCTCTATGGTTGTGGTATTGCGTTCGGGGTCGCCGGGACCGGGTGAACTGAACACTGCATCTGGCTGGAGCGCCATAACATCACTCAGGCTGGCAGTGTTGGGTAAAACGGTGGCGCTAACACCCCTTCTAGCCAAAGAACGGAGAATGTTTTCTTTCAAACCGCAATCTAATACCGCCATTCGCATAGTTTCTACACCGCTCGAACCTTCAATTGAGCGGGCAGGGTAGCGATAAATCGACGGGGTAGTTACGTCAGCGACCACGTTTTTCTGGGCAGGCATCAGCGCATTTTGCGCTCTCAATATTATTTCGGCATCACTTTCTTCCGGTTTGGGGCGAACAATAACCCCCCGCATCAACCCATTAGTACGTAGGTGACGGGTAAGCGCACGGGTATCAATTCCGTAAATGCCCGGAATGCCGCGTTTTTGAAGATACCTATGCAAGCTGGTTTGCGCGCGCCAATTACTCCATTCGGGGGTGTAGTCGCGCACAATCAAGCCGCTAAGCCAGCTTTCGCGAGACTCATCATCAGCATCGATTATGCCGTAGTTGCCGATTATAGGATAGGTGAGACAGACTATTTCGCCACGATAGCTTGGGTCGGTGCAAATTTCCTGATAGCCTGTCATACTAGTGTTAAAGACTACTTCGCCTTCGGCAACCTCAGCTGCGCCAAAGCCCCAACCTCTGAATATTCGACCGTCTTCAAGTGCCAATATTGTGGGGTTATTCAATTCTGGTCTCTCATCAGAAAATGCGGGCAGCGTTAGTAGCTTTTCAGCGCCCGCCGGGGTTTGTATGTTTTTCAATAATTCCATCGCTTCCCCGGAATCAACCGACATTTATTCCTCGTGATTTAAAAACTCTAAGAGTGCATTTGCACCATACCAAAAATAATTTGGCAGAATTATACGCTAAAAAGCCCTTATACACAATTTATTGTTCCGCTGATTCAAGTTCAGGAATGGTAGAAAGCAACCATTTTTGCTCAGACTTAAACAAAGTAAGTACATGATCAACTGCTAGGTTAACACCATGCCCATTGGCGTGAATAGGAGCTTTTTCAAAACTGACAATTTGCTTCTCTACTTCAGCCAGCCGGCGTTTAAGGTGTTCGGCAACTTCCTGACGCGGCAAATTATCAAGAAACATCAGACCAATATCACCCGTGAAAGTCATTTGCTCAGCCGATGATAAATTTTCGCGTAATTGTTCGAGAAAGTAGTCTTCTCCGGCAGGGGTAATTGAGTAGACTTTGCGTTGTGGGCGATTTCCTTCTTGCTCAAATGTAACGGTAACATAGCCAGCTTTGGAGAGACGGTCAAGGGTGGCATAGGCGGTTGCCTTTTTCATGTTGGTAACGCGGCTAAGATTTTTCTCAATAAATTCATTAATCTGGTAACCATGCTGGCTTTGCGCCTTCAAGATTCCCAGCAGCAGTAGCGACTGATCATCCATTAATAATTACTCCACAACTTGCCGGAAAGAGGGCAATGACGGTATCTCCACGTAGCTCAATGTTTCTGATACATATTATAGTCAATCTTGACTAATTGTGCAACACATTATACATTGTATTACGAATAGTCAATAATGATTATTTACACATGAATATTATACCATTAATGGATAGTAGTATCTATTCCAATAATTCAGCAGCACTGGATGTAATCAAAGCGGGTGTAAATTAGTTGGTATAATTTAGTGGAAACTTGATTGTAGGATAACCGAAAAGAAAAGTAGCACGGGAAAGGATTTTGGGGCTATTCCCGATAAACAACCAGACCAGAACAAGCTTACTTTGTAGCTTTCCTGAATCACTATCGCATTATCTGAAACGACGAGGACGCGAAAACCAAATAGCCATTCCAACCAGTAAGTTTACAAGGTTGAGTACCAGCAGCAAAGTAGATAGCACCAACGCAGACTCACGGGCAAACCCCATCTGAGCTAAAATACCGATCAAAGTCAGGTCACGCGCGCCAATCCCACTGACTGAAATTGGTATCAACCCGGCGAAAGTGGCTAGGCTACTGGCGGCTATAACTTCTAGTGGGCTTAGGTTCATTCCTATCGCAAAAGCCAGCAACCAAGTTCTCATAATTGCCGTGAACATCGTCAAGATGGTGATTGAGAGACAAGCCAGTAGATCTGAAGCCGAGGTTTTTGACAAGGGGAAGACCAGTTTTTCCGAGCC contains:
- the uvrA gene encoding excinuclease ABC subunit UvrA encodes the protein MQHDKILVRGAREHNLKNVDLDIPRDKLVVITGLSGSGKSSLAFDTIYAEGQRRYVESLSAYARQFLGQMEKPDVDYIEGLSPAISIDQKGTNHNPRSTVGTITEIYDYLRLLFARIGHPHCPSCGREISRQTVQQIVDSVANLAEGTRLMVLAPLIKDRKGEHKHIFEDIRKKGFVRARVNGQIRDVDETIELEKYKKHNIEAVIDRLIIRRDEQGTVLDRNRLSDSIETALKLGGGIVQIAIIDGEELYFSENFACVYCGLSVGEIEPRTFSFNTPHGACPNCSGLGEVMDFDPELVIPNRSLSLGEGAVMPWNRLGQLNSTYMTALLTAVGAQYGFTLKTPLRDFSPEQMGILLYGNNSEPLKIKMRTSVTEASFPGVIPDLKQRYSESGSSYMKFEIERFMVGRTCPECKGARLKPEALGVLVVSKSIMEISSMSVRDALEFFIKLWPIDLPDGGAHDLLSERERMIGYQIIKEIKARLTFLNDVGLDYLTLNRAAGTLAGGEAQRIRLATQIGSGLMGVLYILDEPSIGLHQRDNNRLIQTLLRLRNLGNTLIVVEHDEEMIRTADYVIDMGPGAGEHGGQVIAAGTLDDIINNPRSITGKYLSGEMEIKTPEKRRKGNGKTLVVKGARENNLKNLEVEFPLGKLIAITGVSGSGKSTLVSDTLYRKLAHVLYGSKERAGEHDSIVGIEHLDKVIDIDQSPIGRTPRSNPATYTGLFTPIREIFSKVPEARTRGYNPGRFSFNVKGGRCEACEGDGIIKIEMQFLPDIYVPCEVCQGKRYNREALEILYKGKTIADVLDMTVDEAVEFFSSIPAINGKLQILHDVGLGYIRLGQPATTLSGGEAQRVKLGTELSKRPTGRTMYVLDEPSTGLHIDDVSRLVTILQRLVDGGNSVVVIEHNLDIIKVADWIIDIGPDGGNRGGNVVATGTPEHVAGIAESYTGQYLKHMFEVESVRHKVKVAS
- the carA gene encoding glutamine-hydrolyzing carbamoyl-phosphate synthase small subunit codes for the protein MSVDSGEAMELLKNIQTPAGAEKLLTLPAFSDERPELNNPTILALEDGRIFRGWGFGAAEVAEGEVVFNTSMTGYQEICTDPSYRGEIVCLTYPIIGNYGIIDADDESRESWLSGLIVRDYTPEWSNWRAQTSLHRYLQKRGIPGIYGIDTRALTRHLRTNGLMRGVIVRPKPEESDAEIILRAQNALMPAQKNVVADVTTPSIYRYPARSIEGSSGVETMRMAVLDCGLKENILRSLARRGVSATVLPNTASLSDVMALQPDAVFSSPGPGDPERNTTTIEALQGVLAQHIPFFGICLGHQLLGLAIGCTTSRLKFGHRGGNHPVKDLATGKVHITSQNHGFQVDADSVPVSQGWRVSQINLHDGSVEGLAHETLPVFSVQYHPEGAPGPQDNQYLFDRFIAMVQDSKNNK
- a CDS encoding PadR family transcriptional regulator, translating into MDDQSLLLLGILKAQSQHGYQINEFIEKNLSRVTNMKKATAYATLDRLSKAGYVTVTFEQEGNRPQRKVYSITPAGEDYFLEQLRENLSSAEQMTFTGDIGLMFLDNLPRQEVAEHLKRRLAEVEKQIVSFEKAPIHANGHGVNLAVDHVLTLFKSEQKWLLSTIPELESAEQ